Below is a window of Streptomyces sp. WMMB303 DNA.
CCGCCGACCTGGCCGGCGAGCAGCCGCTGCACCAACGACGCCTTGGCCTCGCCGTCCCGCGCCGGGTCGGTGAGGACCCGGCGCAGCGAGACCTCGCGCTCCAGCAGCGCGGTGACGGCGGCGAGCTCGTCGGCGAGGGCCGCAGCGTCGACCGAGGTGGAGTCGGTCAGCGCGGTCAGGCTCTCGCGCGCGGCGGCAAGCGCCTCACGGCTCGCACCATTCATCGGGCGGCTCCGCTGGCGTCTGCCTCGGCGGCGTCTTCGAGCCCGTCGAGGAAGCGGTCGATCACCCGGCTCTGCCGGGCGTGGTCGTCGAGCGACTCGCCGACGAGCTTGCCGGCCAGGTCGGTGGCGAGCTTGCCCACGTCCTGGCGCAGGGTCTGCGCGGCCTGCTTGCGGTCGGCCTCGACCTGGGCGTGACCGGCGGCGATGATCTCCTCACGCTGCCGCTGGCCCTCCGCGCGCATCTCGGCGATGAGCGTGGCGCCCTGCTCCTGGGCCTCGGACCGCAGCCGGGCAGCCTCGTGGCGGGCCTCGGCGAGCTGGTCCTTGTACTGCTGGAGTACGTCGGCGGCTTCCTGCTGCGCGGCCTCGGCCTTCTCGATGCCGCCCTCGATGGCGTCACGACGCTCTTCCAGCACCTTGTTGATGCTCGGGAGGAGCTTCTTCCACAGGGCGAAGAAGACGATGGCGAAGGCGAGCAGCCCGATGACGAACTCGGGGATCGGCGGGACGAGGGGGTTCTCCTCCTCGGCCGCCATCTGTACGAAGGCGATCACATCAGTGCCTTTCGTCGAAAGGGACGGGGTCGCCGGATCAGCTGGGGTAGGCGTAGCCCATGACCAGACCGATCAGCGCCAGCGCCTCACAGAGGGCGAAGCCGAGGATCTGGTTCTGGCGGATGAGGCCGGCGGCCTCGGGCTGCCGGGCGAGCGCCTGCGTGCCGTTGCCGAAGACGATGCCGACGCCGATGCCGGGGCCGATGGCGGCGAGGCCGTAGCCGATCGCGGCGAGGTTGCCCTGGATTTCGACGGCGGCGAGGCTCTGGAGAGCGGACATGCTCGTTACTTCCTTCTCGTTCACGGACCGGTGGGGGTTGGCCACCGGTGGATGGGAAATCGGGTGAGCGGCGGCCGGTCAGTGGCTCTCGGAGAGAGCACCCTGGATGTAGTTGGTGGCCAGCAGCACGAAGACGTACGCCTGAACCGCCTGGATGAACAGCTCGAAGGCCACCATCAGCACGGTCATGATGAAAGAGACGCCGGAGTAGAGAATGCCGAAGCCGTTCAGCAGGTACCACGTGGCGAGCGTGAACAGCAGCAGCAGGGTGTGCCCGGCGAACATGTTGGCGAAGAGTCGCACAGCGTGCGTGAAAGGACGCACCAGCAGGTTCTGGAAGAGCTCCAGGAACATGATCAGGGGCAGCACCGCGCCGAGCGACTTGTCGTAGCCCGAGAGGTTCTTCCAGCCCCCGACGAATCCGTTGCGCTTGAACGTGAGGCTGATGTACAGCACGTACACGATCAGGGCCAGGGCCGCCGGGTAGGAGATGACCGAGGTCACGGGGAACTGTGCGAGCGGAATGACCGCCCACATGTTCATGATCCAGACGAAGAAGAACAGCGAGACGATCAGCGGAACGTACTTCTCGCCTTCCTTCTTGCCGAGCCCCTCGTACACGACACCGCGGCGGATGAAGTCGTACCCGGCCTCGCCGACCATCTGGAGTTTGCCCGGCACCAGCTTCGGCCTGGCGAAAGCGGCCCAGAAGAACCAGACGATCGCGACCGTGCCCACCAGCGCCAGCAGCATGGTCTTGTCGAACTCGATGCCACCGACGGTGAACAGCGGTTTGAAGATGAACGAATGGACTCCGGGCGCCTCGAAGCCGCAGCCGGAGAAGATGTGGCAATCGGTCTCGAAGGCGAGCATCTGGTCAGCACTCACCGCGAGCTCCTTCTGCATGGCGCATGTATACGGCTACCTCGGTGTGTCGGCGCGGCGTGCGACCGCGGAGCGGCACTGGACTGGTCTTGCGGATTGGGGGGCGGCGGCCGGCCGGAGAGCGAGAGCGCCCGTTCCGTCTCCCGGAACGCGGAACCTCGACCGTCCCCGCCTGCTGCGCCGCAGTTGGTCTCGGACGATAGCAGTTGCTCGAACGAGCACTTATCCCGCCCCTACGTGCCACTGGCCTTCTCGCCGGAGCTGGAGGAGGGCTCGACGTACAGGATCTTCGCCTTCATGTGCGCCCTGGTCTGCGCGGCCACCCACACGATGGTGCTGGCGAGAAGGGCGAGGGCGAAGCTCCTGGTGTCGAAGAGGGTCGTGTCCCGGAACGCGATCAGCACCACGAGCAGCAGCAGGATCTGCGTCGTGTAGAGCAGCAGACCCATCGCCTGAAAGAGGTGCGGGAGGGACTTGGCCGTGCGCTGCAGGGCGTAGAGGCCCATCCCCATGAAGAGGATCGCCACGAGCGCTCCGGCGGCACCGCCGATCGCTCCCTTGCTTCCGGCGAAGACGCCGCTGATCACTGCGGCCACGACAGCGGCCACGGCGGTCGGGACGGCGCAGTGCAGCAGCATGCGTGCGTCGTTCGACTGCATGTGGTGTGCTCCGGGGGAAATCTGGGGGACGTGAATCGTCGAGGAAGAGCGTAGCCCGGCGCGGAGGGCGGACCTCCCACAGAAGAGCCCGCGAGAGTGCGGAACTTCGGCTGGCCACCGGGTTTCGTGAACGGTATCACAAACTATTTGATGAGGTCTTTACCTACTTGGTGTGCCCCCCGTCACACGTAGGTGTGACGGGAAGCATCTCTGGCTGACGCCAGCCACTTTGTCTGGTATCGGAGGCTTCCACTGCTCACGGAGCGGCTCACTCAGGGGTGTTGATCTTCTTCTCCCGGGTGAACTGCCGACGTTCCCCGATAGCCGTCGCCCCGTGCAACCCGGCCATCGCGGGCTCACGATCCGCCTCCCGCGCCGTCGGCCGCTCCCCCGCGGCCGCCGACTCCGGCGCAGCCACCTCGGCTTCCGTCGGCTCCTGGCCGCCCCGCCGGTACCGGGGCGGCAGCATCCGCTGCGCCCAGCCGGGCACCCGCGGCGTGTAGCGCGGCATCAGCAGCACCACCAGACCCACGGCGCTCAGCAGCACGATCGTCAGCACGATGGCGAGGCTGGAGGAGCGCACCGAGAAGGCCACGGCTCCGAAGGCGATCAACGCGGCCCAGAAGTACATGATCAGCACGGCACGGCTGTGCGAGTGCCCGACCTCCAGCAGCCGGTGGTGCAGATGCCCCCGGTCGGCCGCGAACGGCGAGCGGCCGTTCCAGGTACGCCGCACGATCGCCATCACCAGGTCGGCCACCGGGATCGCGATGATGCCGAGGGGCAGCAGCAGCGGCATATAGACCGGCACCATGGAATGGACGGCGTCCCGCACCGAACCGGTGCTCATGGAGAGGCGGTCCGGGTCCACCTGCCCGGTGATGGAAACCGCCCCGCCGGCCAGGACCAGCCCGATCAGCATGGAACCGGAGTCGCCCATGAAGATCCGGGCCGGATGCATGTTGTGCGGCAGGAAGCCCAGGCACATCCCCATCAGCACCGCCGCGAACAACGTCGCCGGCGCCGCCGCCTCGACCCCGTAGCCGTACCAGATCCGATAGGCGTACATGAAGAACGCCGCAGCCGCGATGAGCACCATGCCCGAGGCGAGGCCGTCGAGGCCGTCGACGAAGTTGACCGCGTTGATGGTGATCACGACGACCGTGACCGTGAGGAGCGTGCCCTGCAGCGGCGTGAGTGCGACGTTCCCCACGCCCGGCACCGGCAGCCACAGGATCGTCAGCCCCTGGAGCACCATCACACCGGCGGCGATCATCTGCCCGCCGAGCTTCACCAGCGCGTCGACGCCCCACTTGTCGTCCAGCACGCCGATCAGCCAGATCAGCCCGGCACCCGAGAGCAGTGCCCGGGGTTCGTCGGAGAGCGTGAACAGCTCACCGAGGTTGGTGAGCTGGGAAGCGACCAGGAGACCCGCGCACATCCCGCCGAACATCGCGATACCGCCGAGCCGCGGCGTCGGCTCCCGGTGCACGTCGCGTGCCCGCACAGCCGGCATCGCCCCTGCGGCAATGGCGAACTTCCGCACGGGCCCGGTGAGCAGATATGTGACGGCTGCTACGACACACAGCGTAAGCAGATATTCACGCACCGGAAGGGCTCCCCAGAGATCTCGCAGTTCGGACGCAGGCCCGGTCGGCCGGGCAGTTCAGGCCCACACCATAGGACACGCTCACCGCTGACCGCTGGTTCTGGTGTGGTGGTACGCGGTGGTGCGGCCGGGAAGGCACGGTCTAGGCAGGCGCCGGGACCCCCGTCAGGGCGGTGACCACCGGATCCAGCGCGCCGCTGATCTCCTCGCCGACGCTGCGGAAATACGGGATGGGAGCCCCGTAGGGGTCGTAGATCTCGTCCGCCTCCGGGCTGGGCGCCAGCAGCCAGCCGCGCAGCGCGGCCGCCGCCTGCACCAGCGCACGGGCGCGCTCCACCACGTCCTCGGGGCTGCCCGCGACCGGCAGCGTCGCGGGGTCTATCGCCCGCACCAGCCGGGTGAACTCCTTGAGCGTGAAGGTGCGCAGGCCCGCGGAGTGGCCCATGGAGATCACCTGCGCACGGTGGTCGCGGGTGGCCGTCAGTACCAGGTCGGCCCGGATCACATGCTCGTCCAGCAGCTCGCGCCCGGTGAACCCCTCGGCGTCCGCGCCGTGTTCGAGCAGCACGGCGACCGCGTTCTCCTCCATGGGCGCGCCCTCGTGCCCCCACGTCCCCGCACTCTCGACCACGAGACCGCCGGTACGGCGCTCCCCGAGCCGGTCGGCCAGGGCATGCCGGGTGAGCCGCTCGGTGATCGGCGAGCGGCACACGTTGCCTGTGGAGACGTGGAGGATACGGAACGCGCCGTCGGCGCCGCTTATGCCGCCGGCCGCGGCCGGCCCACGCCCGGGTGGGGCGGTCACTACGGGGCCACCTCCAGGCCCGGTACGACCTTGCGCAGCTCGTCGGCGTCGATGGCGCCCGCACGCAGCAGCACCGGCACCGAGCCGGTGACATCCACGATCGACGAGGGCACGTTGTCCTGGGTGGGGCCGCCGTCCAGATAGACCGCGACGGACTCGCCCAGCATCTCCTGGGCCTCGTCGCAGTCCTTCGGCGCCGGGTGCCCGGACAGGTTGGCCGAGGAGACGGCCATCGGGCCGAACTCGTTCAGCAGCTCGATGGCGACCGGGTGCAGCGGCATCCGCACCGCCACCGTGCCATGGGTCTCCCCCAGGTCCCAGGTCAGCGACGGCTGGTGCCGGGCCACCAGGGTGAGCGCACCGGGCCAGAAGGCGTCGACCAG
It encodes the following:
- a CDS encoding L-threonylcarbamoyladenylate synthase, whose amino-acid sequence is MARRYDCSDATDRATGLREAASAVRRGELVVLPTDTVYGVGADAFSADAVGDLLEAKGRGRGMPSPVLVGSPNTLHGLVTDFSEAAWELVDAFWPGALTLVARHQPSLTWDLGETHGTVAVRMPLHPVAIELLNEFGPMAVSSANLSGHPAPKDCDEAQEMLGESVAVYLDGGPTQDNVPSSIVDVTGSVPVLLRAGAIDADELRKVVPGLEVAP
- the atpE gene encoding ATP synthase F0 subunit C, with the translated sequence MSALQSLAAVEIQGNLAAIGYGLAAIGPGIGVGIVFGNGTQALARQPEAAGLIRQNQILGFALCEALALIGLVMGYAYPS
- a CDS encoding protein-tyrosine-phosphatase; its protein translation is MSGADGAFRILHVSTGNVCRSPITERLTRHALADRLGERRTGGLVVESAGTWGHEGAPMEENAVAVLLEHGADAEGFTGRELLDEHVIRADLVLTATRDHRAQVISMGHSAGLRTFTLKEFTRLVRAIDPATLPVAGSPEDVVERARALVQAAAALRGWLLAPSPEADEIYDPYGAPIPYFRSVGEEISGALDPVVTALTGVPAPA
- a CDS encoding F0F1 ATP synthase subunit B → MIAFVQMAAEEENPLVPPIPEFVIGLLAFAIVFFALWKKLLPSINKVLEERRDAIEGGIEKAEAAQQEAADVLQQYKDQLAEARHEAARLRSEAQEQGATLIAEMRAEGQRQREEIIAAGHAQVEADRKQAAQTLRQDVGKLATDLAGKLVGESLDDHARQSRVIDRFLDGLEDAAEADASGAAR
- a CDS encoding MraY family glycosyltransferase — its product is MREYLLTLCVVAAVTYLLTGPVRKFAIAAGAMPAVRARDVHREPTPRLGGIAMFGGMCAGLLVASQLTNLGELFTLSDEPRALLSGAGLIWLIGVLDDKWGVDALVKLGGQMIAAGVMVLQGLTILWLPVPGVGNVALTPLQGTLLTVTVVVITINAVNFVDGLDGLASGMVLIAAAAFFMYAYRIWYGYGVEAAAPATLFAAVLMGMCLGFLPHNMHPARIFMGDSGSMLIGLVLAGGAVSITGQVDPDRLSMSTGSVRDAVHSMVPVYMPLLLPLGIIAIPVADLVMAIVRRTWNGRSPFAADRGHLHHRLLEVGHSHSRAVLIMYFWAALIAFGAVAFSVRSSSLAIVLTIVLLSAVGLVVLLMPRYTPRVPGWAQRMLPPRYRRGGQEPTEAEVAAPESAAAGERPTAREADREPAMAGLHGATAIGERRQFTREKKINTPE
- the atpB gene encoding F0F1 ATP synthase subunit A; the encoded protein is MQKELAVSADQMLAFETDCHIFSGCGFEAPGVHSFIFKPLFTVGGIEFDKTMLLALVGTVAIVWFFWAAFARPKLVPGKLQMVGEAGYDFIRRGVVYEGLGKKEGEKYVPLIVSLFFFVWIMNMWAVIPLAQFPVTSVISYPAALALIVYVLYISLTFKRNGFVGGWKNLSGYDKSLGAVLPLIMFLELFQNLLVRPFTHAVRLFANMFAGHTLLLLFTLATWYLLNGFGILYSGVSFIMTVLMVAFELFIQAVQAYVFVLLATNYIQGALSESH